The nucleotide sequence AGCACGGCCCCGGTGGCACCGGACGGCAGCGGCCCGCGCAGCACGGGATGGTCGGCGAGCACGTCGAGCAGGGCGAGGAACGCGGGCCGGTCGGCCGGGCGGGCCGAGTCCATCACCCGGGCGGCCCCGGCGACGGCGGACACGACGTTGCCGCGCAGCACCCGCCCGGACACCCGCACCCGGGCACCGACGGCGTCGTAGAGCGCCTCCAGGTGCGTGCCGGCGAGTTCCCGGGCCAGCAGGTCGGCGGCGCCGGCGGGATCGCGGCGCGGATCCGGCGTCCGGATCGCGGCGGGCCCCGACCCCGGCGCGCCCACCGGCAGCCCGGGGGCCCACGGGTCCTCGCCGTCCGGGTCCCGGTGCAGGTCCGCGAGCCGAGGCAGGGTCGCGTGCAGCGCGACCGCCGCGAACGGCGCCGACACCAGCCGGGCGGCCATCCCCTGCACCGCGATCGACGCGGCGACCCGCTGCCCGGTGCCCAGCGCCGTCGCCACCTGGTCGATCCGGGCCGACAGCGGATCGGCCGGACCGGGCGGGGCGTACAGCTCGTCCCAACGCCGCCAGCCCGGCCCCGCGGGGACGGCGACGGCGAACCACGGACCGATCCGCGCGACATCGGCGAGCACGGCAGCGATCTCGGCGGACGCGGCGGTCTCGTCGGGCGGGACATCGGTCGGGCGCATCGGGCACCAGTGTCCGGTACCGCCCGGTGACGCGCCCGCAGCATTCCGGTAACGGTTCGGCCCCTGTCCCGGCCCGGTCCCGGCCCCGGCCCCGGCCCCGGTTCGGCCTTTGTGACGATTCGGCCCCGGTGCCGGTTCAAGCCCCTTGTGACGATTCGGACTCTTGTAACGGATCCACCACTGTCAGCGATCTCATCCAGCGAGAGGCCACTCCCGGCCGATGGTCACGCTCTGCTCACCGTCCGGATACGGGACGGCAACGTCTGCCTGCTCGAATGGCCAGCGATCCACATCACGGGGCCGACGGCCGATCATCAGTAGCGCGCTCGGGTAGCGGCGTGCGACTCTGTGCTCTCGCCAGACCGCACTCGCCGGGGTGTGCGGTCGAACCGTGCCGCAGGGAGTTGGCCGGGTACTGGTAAGTCAGCGCCCGGCCGCTAGGCGTGCCCGAAGGAGAAAACTCCGCCGGTCACCACACCCGATGGCACGGAGCACCCGAACGGTCCGCATCCTACGCCCCCTCCCGGGTGCCCGCTGTATTCTGGAAACCCTTTTCGGACCGCAGCGAGCTGCCGGTTCCCGGGTCGTCCGATGCGGGTGGCAGAGGTGCACCGAGACGACAGGAGGAGCAGTTGGCCGCGATCAGTGACCAGACGCGTCGCCCCTCGCCCGGTGGTCTGTATGCCGCCGATCACGAGCACGACGCCTGCGGTGTGGCCATGTTGGCCGACGTCACCGGCAAGCGCGACCACTCCATCGTGCAGAAGGCCATCGAGGCACTCCTGCGCCTGGAGCACCGTGGTGCGCGCGGTTCCGAGCACAACACCGGCGACGGCGCAGGGATCCTGATCCAGGTCCCCGACGGGTTCTACCGCGAGGTCACCGACTTCGAACTGCCGGCGGAGGGCGCCTACGCCGTCGGCATCGCGATGCTCCCGCAGGACCCGGAGCTGGCCGACGCCGCGGTGCGAGCCGTGGATGCGCTGGCCGCCGAGGAGAACCTCACGGTCCTGGGCTGGCGTGAGCTGCCCACCGATCCCGAGGCAGCCGACCTGGGCCCGACCGCGCTC is from Pseudonocardia autotrophica and encodes:
- a CDS encoding (2Fe-2S)-binding protein → MRPTDVPPDETAASAEIAAVLADVARIGPWFAVAVPAGPGWRRWDELYAPPGPADPLSARIDQVATALGTGQRVAASIAVQGMAARLVSAPFAAVALHATLPRLADLHRDPDGEDPWAPGLPVGAPGSGPAAIRTPDPRRDPAGAADLLARELAGTHLEALYDAVGARVRVSGRVLRGNVVSAVAGAARVMDSARPADRPAFLALLDVLADHPVLRGPLPSGATGAVLRGPGSGRGSSDGWAFRRRSCCLYVHVPGGGTCGDCVLAGTGPVTRGG